CCTTCGGTCCCGATCCTCTCTCCCTGAGTGCCTCGAGCACCTCGAGGCCGCCCATGCGGGGCATCTCGATATCGAGCGTGATGACGTCCGGCTTTAAGTCCGCAATCTTTGCAAGGGCGTCGATCCCGTTGACCGCTGTCCCGATGACCTCGATGTCCTGACAGTCCTTGAGCAGATCGCGGAGGATTGTCCGGATAAAGAGCGAGTCGTCAACGATCAGAACCCGTATCATGATCAAGCACTGAGAACGCTCTTGACTTCTTCGAGGACCTTGGGGGCTTGGAACGGTTTGACGATGTAGCCCCTCGCCCCGGTCTTGACGGCAAGTTTGACCATCTGCTCCTGGCCGACCGCCGTACACATGATGACCTTTGCCGCCGGGTCGGCGGCCTTGATTGCCTTGAGCGCCTCGATCCCGTTCATCTTCGGCATGACGACGTCCATCGTGACGAGGTCGGGCTTCAGCTCCTGGTACCTGGCGACGGCTTCCGCTCCGTCTGCGGCCTCGCCAACAATATCGTGCCCGCCGGAGAAGAGGATGTTCTTCAGCAGCGTTCTCATAAACATTGTGTCATCGACGATCAGGATTCTCCCCATCGAACACCACTCAATGTTTATTTGGAGAGTGCGCTATATAGATTTTCGTATTTTAAATAAGTATGGCCGTTAATTTATTGGTGATTTTACCGAGTCAGAGATGTACCTGACACCTTTCGCGGTCAGTTGAACCTCTTTTCTCACGTAAAGTACTTCGGCAAGCCCCATGCCGAGGAGGCGCTCGTAGATGGCGTCGAGGTCCTTGTGCGAGAGTTTGAGCATATTCTCGATGGCGCTCGAGTCCATCCCGCTGTAGACCAGCATGGCCACCTGCCCGGTCAGGGGGTCGATCTCCTCGCGGACCTCGGAGTCCTGCGTCGCCTCTTTGAGGAAGTTGTAGAGGACCTGGAGCGTCGTCATCGGACAGAGGACGAAACTCGTCACGACCTCGTTCTCGGCGAGGTGGTCGATCTTGACGACGTTGAGGTCCTTCTCCTGGATCTCGCGGGATGTGAGTTCGATACCGGCAACGTCCTCGATGGGGATACAGACCTGACTCTCCTGGCTGACGAACCAGATCCCGGTCTTCATGACGGCGATCGCTCCCTTCTCCCACTTCGCGTCCTGGATCAGCACCCCCCCGCGGACTGCGGGCGACATGAAGAAGGCGTTCAGCCGATAGGCGCTCGCCTGGGTAACGATGAACTTCTTCAGGACCGTGAGGACCTTCTCGACGGACGCGATGCGGCAGACCACCTCTCCGTTCGCGCCGGCGGTGACCACCACCTGGTTCTTCTTCTCCTCGAGATCGACCACGGACTTGTAAAGGATCTCGCGGTTGAGGGGGGCATCGATGCGGAAGCGGTCCTCACCGATACCCATCGTCGTCGCGACCCACCTGCCCTCATGCTCGACCTTCACCGGAACCGATTTCATCTCCACCTCCGCACCTCCTTTCAGAGTAAATACCTTTACTACACCTTCATCATTGTGATTTCATCGTCGCGACGATATCCTCGAGATCCGCGGCGAGGTCTCTTGCCGCGAACTTCTCCCCTCTCAGCTCGCGGACCAGACTGATATCCTCTACGAACTTCTTCTTCTTTGAGTCGGACTTGATCGCGGAGATCAGGTCGTCGTCGGCCGCCCCCCCGGACGCAAAGGAGACCATATCGAAGTCTTCTTCCGGCGCGATCTCCGCCTCTTCCGCGATCTCGTCTTCCGGCTCGGGCTCTTCCGTATCCGGCTCCTCGCCCTCGATCTCGATCTCGCCGGCATCCAGATCGTCGAGCGCGGAGAGGTCGTCGCCCAGCGCGCTCATGTCCGGCATGCCGTCGCCTCCGGGGAGTTCCGGAACGTCTGCGGCCATCGGCGGCAGGGCTGCGGCGGGTTCGCCGGCATCTCCGGGGATCTCGATCCCGGACGGGAGTTCGAGGTCGTCGAGGTCGTTCTGGTGCGCCCTGAGGATCGCCGATACGGCGTCCGCGTCCTCCCCGGAGAGGAGGGTGATCTGGTCGGGGTCAAACGCCGTCCCGGTCCCGGATGACTCGCCGTCAAGGTCGAGCGCGTCGAGCGAGTCGAGATCGAGGTCCGCGAGCGAGGCGAGGGGGTCGGCCGCGCTCCCGCCGGCCTTCGGCGGGACCGGTGTCGCCGGACCGGGGACCGTGCCGTCGACCGCCGCATCGAGCATGGCGTCGATACTCTCGATCCGGCTCCTCTTCTCGCCTTCCGGGGCGCGGGCGTGCGCGATCGTCTCCCGGATCGAGGCTGCAAGGGTCCCGATCATGCCGGAGAGGTCGATCTCTTTTGAGGCGAAGCCTCTCAGGCGGGACGGTTTCTCCGCCGCGACTGCTGGCGGCTTCGTCGCTGCCGCCTTCGGAGCGTCTTTACGCTCTCTGAGCGCCGAGCGCAGGCGCGACGGCCTGAGCTCCGCGAGGTCGAGCGCCCCGGTGATGACGAGCGCGAGGAATCCCGCGAGTACGGTGCCTGCGACGATGACCTCGACCGGGGCATCGAAGATGATGATCAGGGAGCCGGTCCCGACGGTGATCAGGAAGAGCAACGGACGACGTAGTCTCTCTCTCATGTTACCCCCACAACTGCTGGAATAGTAAAGAATGCCTTCACCATGATCGGGGCTGCGATGTAGATGACCCCGGTGACCGCGGAGAGCAGGCTTGCAAAGAAGTAGTACATGTACCGGTCGCCGCCCATGACGATCTTTCCTGCAAGAATATTTGCGACGGTCAGCATTAAGAGGATCGTCACGACGTAGGTCCGCATCGTGTCTTCGGGGAAGTTTACGAAGATGTTTAAGGATGTTGCCATGCCACCGCCGACCGTGGCCGAGCTTCCCGATAACGCGGCCGAAGTCTCTGCAAAGTGAGCCATCACGTCCGTTATCGCCCGGGACATGGAGAGGAGGATCTCAAAGAGGAAGACGAAGATCCCGATCATCGCCCCGTGCATCGGGACGAGCAGGACGACGAACCCCTTCACCATCATGTCGCGCTTCCTCCGGAGCAGGACCTGCTCGAGCATCGACGAACCGACGATCTTGCCGATCTGGTCGGGCGAGCCGCCGAGCGTTACCGCGTCGCGGAAGATGTTCATGTACTTGTAGATCAGGTAACTCCCGCTCTCGCCGATGAACTTCCGCCAGCTCCCGGCTTCGTCGAGGCCGAGGTTCAACTTCGACGAGACCGAGTCGATGAACGGCTCCAGGTGGACCAGAGACTTTCTGTCGATCTCCTGGAGCGCGTCGCCGGTGGTGATCCCCTTGCCGCCCATCACCGAACCGAGGCTCCGGATGAACGTGGCGAAGTCGGCGTCGCGGTTGATAACGTTCACGTCGTCGATGTAGCCGATGACCCCGAGCGGCATCAGGAGCAGGCCCGCGAGGAGGAAGACGATACCCATGTTGGCGCCGAGGAGGACGAGCAGGAGGACGATCACGGCGGTTATCGGAACGATGAGGCGCTCGAGCCTCCTGATGATGCCCTGCTCCTTTGAGCAGATCTCGGCAAGGCCGTGCGTCCGGGGGTCGTCGGGAACGGCCCGGTACATGATGGTGATGCCGAAGATCGAGATCAGGAGGATGATCGCGTAGGAGGTGTTCAGGGTCGACTCCAGCCCATCCGGGGCGTAGATCGCGACCGAGATCATGATGATGATCGCGACGAGCGATCCTGAGAGGAGCATCGCGATGTAGGCGTCGCCCCACTTCTTCAGGAGTTCGATCCCCTGCTCGAACGAGTTCCGGTAGATGCTCCGGATGCTTCCGAGTTCCGTGCCGATGAAGTCGTCGTCCGGGACGCCGGAGTCGATCGAGTTCGCGTAGCGATTGAGCATGCTCCGGAGGGTGGTGTTCCGGCACCGCTCGGCGACCGCCCGGAGCGCTCCCGCGTAGCTGTGGCCCCACCCGCCGACCAGGCGCTGCACCTTCGCGATGTAGCGCGAGGGGATGTACTCGAACCGCTCGGAGGTGAACTGGAAGATCTCCGGCCGGGTCACGGATGCCGTGGTGATCGCGGCCATGTAGGTGTACATGAGGAGCAGGTCCTGCTCCATCTTCTTGTTCTCGAGGATGTAGGACCGGAGTTCGAGGAGCGTCTCAAACTGCTCCTCGAAGGGTATCGTCCCCTGGTTTGCCGCCCGCAGACGCTCGGCTACACCCTCAAACACCGTCACACCTCGATGGTGAGCAGGCCCTGCTTCTTGATCTTCGTGGTCATGTGGAAGAGGTCCCAGAACTGGGTATACCCGGCCTTATGGAGCCGCTCGAGGATCTTCGCCCGCTTATCGACCTCGTCGTAGATGTCGGCCCGCCGGTTCTCGGGGATACCGAGCATCGTCGCGATCTTGTTCTCGAGGAGGAAACTGCTCCCTCTCCCGGTGAAGGTGAACTTATCGGTCGCGGGGTCCCAGATGAACGCTGCCATGAAGGAGAACCCCTGGGTCTCGGGGTCGTAGCCGACGAGCTCGTTGACGCTGAGCATCCGCCGGACGGTCCCGCCGCCGGGGCGTTTCACGGCGCTCTGGATGATGACCAGGTTTAAGTTGTCGACGTAGGTCTTGGGGATGCTGATCGGGTCTCCGCAGAGACGCTGGATCAGTTTCTCGACCGACGCGGCGTGGAAGGTGCTCATCACCGGGTGGCCGGTCTGCATCGCGGAGAAGGCGACGGAGCCTTCGACACCACGGATCTCACCGACCAGGATCTGGTTCGGGCGCTGACGGAGGGCGGCCTTGAGGAGGTCGAACATCGTGATCTCAGAGCCGTCCCCTTCGCCCTTCCCCTTGGCCTTCGCGACCTCGCGGGTCCAGTTCCGGTGGGGGACCGTCAGTTCAGGGGTATCCTCGATGGTGACGATCTTGTTCTCGGGCGGAAGGAAGGTCGTCAGGGCGTTCAACGTCGTTGTCTTGCCGCTCGCGGTCTCTCCCGAGACGAACATCGACATCCCGTACTCGAGGCAGATCCAGAGGTAGGCGGCCATCAGGTAGTCGCACGCCCCGCTCTCGATGACCTGGAGGATGCTTAAGGGAACCTCGTTCACCTTACGGATGGTGAAGTTGCTCCCGTGCTTGCTGATCTCGGTCCCGTAGACAATGTTGATACGCGAACCGTCCGGGAGGGTCGCGTCCACGATGGGGCTCCGGTAGGTCAGCGGCCTCTTGATCCGTTCGGCGAGTTTGACGACGAAGGCGTCGAGCTCCGCCGAGTCATGGAACCCGACGACCGATTTCAGGCCCTTGAAGATCTTGTGCTCGATGAAGATCGGCCCGACGCCGTCGCAGGTGATATCCTCGATGTATGAGTCGGAGAGGAACGGTTTGAGCGTCCCCATCTCGATCTTGTCGCGGATCATCAGGTACTCGAGCGCCTTGTACTCCTGCTGGGAGAGGACGACCCGCCCGTCGGTGAGTTCGGGGAGGCCGGGGTTCTTCGGTTTTGCCGAGGCGCCGATATCGGAGGTGAGGAAGGTCTTGATCCGGCCCATCAGGTCTTTTGCGCCCCCGCCGGCGAGGAGGGAGGGATCGATCTCCTCCTCCGGCTGCTTGACGTAGACGAGCTGTTTGATGAAGTTCCTGAGCACCTCGATCCGCGCCTTCTCGGTGACCGGCTCCTCGTCGAGGGCGTCGATCATATCGATCAGTTTCCCCTCGATCACCGGGAGGAGGAGTTTGACGGAGTGGAGGAACGAGGGCTCGATCGGGATGTACCAGTTCCTGACGTCGTTTGGGTCGGGGAAGATATGGACGAACGTCGTGTCGTTGACCGGGTAGATGATGTTCGGGTTCTCCATCGATTTCAAGTCCCGCTTCAATTCCGAGAGGAAGAGCGGGATCCCGACGGTGTTGACCGGGAGGATATGGAGGTACTCGAGGAGGTGGGGGCTTGCCTTGACGTACTCGCGGGCGTTTGCCGGGAGCATCCGGTAGAGGGCGCAGGACTCGACGTTGTTATAGCAGTCGTTCCCCTCGTCGATGAACTCGGGTTCAAACGGGAGGGTGACGGTTGCTTCCAGCGCCGAGCCCATCTCACCTCACACCTTCGCGACCGAGATCGGGATGATCTTGATACCGTAGCCGGGGTGGACCTCGAAACTGATGATGTTCCCCGTGGTCTTGCGCGCGCCGCGGACCTTGACGACCTCGAGCATCATGACGTACTTGCCGCCGACGAGGGCCTTCTTCATGAAGAGATGGGCGTCGCAGATCGAGCGGATGCGCACAAGGGAGTCCTCGACGAAGGCGTAGGTGTGCAGGGTGATCAGGATGGTCTTGCCGTGGTCGACGAGGTTCTTGCAGTTGGTGAAGAACGTGAGGACAGTGTCCTGCTTGGCGTACTCGGTGAAGAGAGTGAGCGAGTCGATGACGATCACCTGCGCCTTGCTCTGCTCCATGTAGGTGATCATCCGCTCAAGCGTCCCCTGCATCTTCTCCTTGGTCCACTCGAACCCGACGACGTGCATCGGAAAGACCCGGAGATAGCCCCAGGCGAAGTAGTCGGAGATATCGAGGCTCATCGACTCCATCTGCGAGAGGAAACTCTTGCTCGTGTTCTCGGTCGAGAAGAGGTCGACGTTGAACCCCTGCTTCAGGGCCCCCCAGATGATCTGCTGGGTGAGGACGCTCTTTCCCGTGTCGTTCTCGCCCTCGATGAGGTTGAGCGATCCGAGCGGGAGGCCGTCGGCGAGCTTCTTGTCGAGCTCGGAGTTCCCGGTCGAGAGGATCGTCTTGTCGGGCATATCGAGGATGCTGCTGTTTGCGTCGTCGCTTGAAGCCATTGTTCATTCACCTGTTATGTACGCCGAACTGCTGACCCCGTTTCCGGTGACGACCTGGACGTATTGGGGGTTCTCGCCCTCGAACCCGACAGCGAGGGTGAGGGTCTCGCCGGGGTCGAGTTCGCCGGGGTGGACGGCGTCGGGGGTTATGTTCTCCTTGCTCCAGGTGTTTACGCCGCTCCCGAAGGGGGTGTAGGCGGGGGTGCCATCGGTGTAGAGGTAGACATCCATCGACCTGATATCGACGATCGGTTCGCTTCCCGTGTTCTTCACCTCGACATAGAGGGTACCGGTGTCGATCCAGGTGCTCTGGACCGCGATCGCCGTCCGCATCCTGACCTCCTGGTTGACGGCGAGGTTGCTCTGGGCCTCGACCAGCACCTCCGTGGTGGTGAGGGCGCCGCCGACCAGGACGTAGGTGGTGGCGACCAGGAGGAGGACGCCGATCCCGGTTGCGATGAGGGGGCCCGCGCTCATGGATTACCACTCGCGGTGAAGGTGGTCGTCCGGGAGAGTCCCGTCGGGAGGACGAACTGGAAGTAGACGATCCGTTCCTCTGCCGGGACCTTACCGGTCTTTACCGTGATGGAGAGGGTCTCCCCCGGGTCCCAGTAGTTGTTTGGGGTCTCCTCAAGGATCTCGTGAGTCCATCTCTCATCTGCGAGCGCTGCCGCCCACGCCAGCCGCTCGAAGTCGCCCTGGCCGCCGAGGAAGACGTCGGCTTTTCGGATGTCGTTTTCGGCGATCCGGCCGGTGCCGACGTTCTTCAACCAGATGCGAGCGTTTTTGTCGTCACCGTTCGCGTAGGTCGTGACGATCTTCACGTCCGTACTCAATCGCTCGTCCACCTTATGGGAGGAGGACGCGATCGTGCCCGATAGGGTGTAGATGACGGGAAAGACTGCGTTAATGAGGACGCCGGCCGATATGATGGCGGCCATGAGGAACATGGCAGTGGTGAAGGTTTCGCTCGACATCCATCATATCCTGTCCAGCAGTTCGATCCAGGTGTCGCCGGCATCCCGCGAGGGCGAGCCCTGCTCCCCGGAACGGTTGCGGGCGAGCATCAGCACCTCGATCATGTCCCGGTCCATCGTCGCGTCTTCGGGGTCGAGGATCCTGTTCAGGACGTAGAGCTCGGAGACGAACTCGTTCGGGCCGATCTCGGCGACGTCGCCCCGGGTCTCGGGGGCCATCCGCATGATCTCGCGGATCTGGTCGGCGACATCTTCGGTGATGTAGCCCATCGACCGGTAGGCGTCGATCATGATCGTCATGTGCTCGTGCCCGTACTTGCCGCACCCCTGGTGCACCCATGCGAAGAGCCGGTGGACCTTCTGGAGCTTGAGTTTTCCTGCGGGCTTCCCCTCAGGGAGGGCCGGCATGCCGCCCGCGGGGATGCCAAGGTCGGCCGGGAAGAACCCGTTACCGATGCCCTGGGCCCCGGGGTTCGCCTCTCCGTCGAGGCCGGCGGAGAGAGCGTCGAGCGCCGGGAGTTCATCGCCGGCGTCCCCGTCGTCGGAAGCGATCTCCGGCAGATCGGCCCTGCTCCTGCCATAGGATGCGGCGGCGCTCGTGAACGGGTTGTCCAGTTCGTTCATCCGCTCCCGGAGGTCGATGAGCAGCCGCTTGATTGAAGTCTTGACGAAGTCCAGTTCCTTCTCGAGGGCGTCGAGACGGGCTTCCGGGTCATCGGAAGATGCCCCGGCAAGTATTTTATCGATCTGAGCCTGGTCTACCCCCACCATAATATTGAATTATATCAGTGTCATGATTAATAAATCTTTGGGGTATCAATACTTGTTTTCCTGTCGCTTTAGTAAGTTCTATTGGTTATGGGGGGGCTGTTGGCGTTTGGGGGTGACGCAAGAGATGAAGCAGGCAGAGATATATCAAGAAGAGTAGTCGATCGGCCTCCTGAAAAGAAAGGCTTCCAACTTCTATGCTACCGGGGTCACAGATAAGTTAACAACAGCCAGAGTCGCCCTGCGTGTCCAGCCCCTGTGAGTACCAGAGAGGTGCAACAGAAGCCCCGGGCGGGAGGTCAGACGAAAGGGTAGCCCAGGGGTGTAAGGGATAGCGGTATCGATCAAGACGTTTCGGTCGAGTTGGAGTCATAAGACGCCCGCGGGCAATACACCCGTCATGACGGTGCCGGGTGCAGCAGGTTTGACGTTCCGGGGTACATACAAGGCCACCCGGTCGACAGGAGGGCGGAC
This portion of the Methanoculleus caldifontis genome encodes:
- a CDS encoding ATPase domain-containing protein: MASSDDANSSILDMPDKTILSTGNSELDKKLADGLPLGSLNLIEGENDTGKSVLTQQIIWGALKQGFNVDLFSTENTSKSFLSQMESMSLDISDYFAWGYLRVFPMHVVGFEWTKEKMQGTLERMITYMEQSKAQVIVIDSLTLFTEYAKQDTVLTFFTNCKNLVDHGKTILITLHTYAFVEDSLVRIRSICDAHLFMKKALVGGKYVMMLEVVKVRGARKTTGNIISFEVHPGYGIKIIPISVAKV
- a CDS encoding response regulator, whose product is MGRILIVDDTMFMRTLLKNILFSGGHDIVGEAADGAEAVARYQELKPDLVTMDVVMPKMNGIEALKAIKAADPAAKVIMCTAVGQEQMVKLAVKTGARGYIVKPFQAPKVLEEVKSVLSA
- a CDS encoding CheF family chemotaxis protein, whose translation is MKSVPVKVEHEGRWVATTMGIGEDRFRIDAPLNREILYKSVVDLEEKKNQVVVTAGANGEVVCRIASVEKVLTVLKKFIVTQASAYRLNAFFMSPAVRGGVLIQDAKWEKGAIAVMKTGIWFVSQESQVCIPIEDVAGIELTSREIQEKDLNVVKIDHLAENEVVTSFVLCPMTTLQVLYNFLKEATQDSEVREEIDPLTGQVAMLVYSGMDSSAIENMLKLSHKDLDAIYERLLGMGLAEVLYVRKEVQLTAKGVRYISDSVKSPIN
- a CDS encoding type II/IV secretion system ATPase subunit — encoded protein: MGSALEATVTLPFEPEFIDEGNDCYNNVESCALYRMLPANAREYVKASPHLLEYLHILPVNTVGIPLFLSELKRDLKSMENPNIIYPVNDTTFVHIFPDPNDVRNWYIPIEPSFLHSVKLLLPVIEGKLIDMIDALDEEPVTEKARIEVLRNFIKQLVYVKQPEEEIDPSLLAGGGAKDLMGRIKTFLTSDIGASAKPKNPGLPELTDGRVVLSQQEYKALEYLMIRDKIEMGTLKPFLSDSYIEDITCDGVGPIFIEHKIFKGLKSVVGFHDSAELDAFVVKLAERIKRPLTYRSPIVDATLPDGSRINIVYGTEISKHGSNFTIRKVNEVPLSILQVIESGACDYLMAAYLWICLEYGMSMFVSGETASGKTTTLNALTTFLPPENKIVTIEDTPELTVPHRNWTREVAKAKGKGEGDGSEITMFDLLKAALRQRPNQILVGEIRGVEGSVAFSAMQTGHPVMSTFHAASVEKLIQRLCGDPISIPKTYVDNLNLVIIQSAVKRPGGGTVRRMLSVNELVGYDPETQGFSFMAAFIWDPATDKFTFTGRGSSFLLENKIATMLGIPENRRADIYDEVDKRAKILERLHKAGYTQFWDLFHMTTKIKKQGLLTIEV
- a CDS encoding flagellar protein FlaF; the encoded protein is MSAGPLIATGIGVLLLVATTYVLVGGALTTTEVLVEAQSNLAVNQEVRMRTAIAVQSTWIDTGTLYVEVKNTGSEPIVDIRSMDVYLYTDGTPAYTPFGSGVNTWSKENITPDAVHPGELDPGETLTLAVGFEGENPQYVQVVTGNGVSSSAYITGE
- the flaJ gene encoding archaellar assembly protein FlaJ, with amino-acid sequence MFEGVAERLRAANQGTIPFEEQFETLLELRSYILENKKMEQDLLLMYTYMAAITTASVTRPEIFQFTSERFEYIPSRYIAKVQRLVGGWGHSYAGALRAVAERCRNTTLRSMLNRYANSIDSGVPDDDFIGTELGSIRSIYRNSFEQGIELLKKWGDAYIAMLLSGSLVAIIIMISVAIYAPDGLESTLNTSYAIILLISIFGITIMYRAVPDDPRTHGLAEICSKEQGIIRRLERLIVPITAVIVLLLVLLGANMGIVFLLAGLLLMPLGVIGYIDDVNVINRDADFATFIRSLGSVMGGKGITTGDALQEIDRKSLVHLEPFIDSVSSKLNLGLDEAGSWRKFIGESGSYLIYKYMNIFRDAVTLGGSPDQIGKIVGSSMLEQVLLRRKRDMMVKGFVVLLVPMHGAMIGIFVFLFEILLSMSRAITDVMAHFAETSAALSGSSATVGGGMATSLNIFVNFPEDTMRTYVVTILLMLTVANILAGKIVMGGDRYMYYFFASLLSAVTGVIYIAAPIMVKAFFTIPAVVGVT
- a CDS encoding flagellin, yielding MSSETFTTAMFLMAAIISAGVLINAVFPVIYTLSGTIASSSHKVDERLSTDVKIVTTYANGDDKNARIWLKNVGTGRIAENDIRKADVFLGGQGDFERLAWAAALADERWTHEILEETPNNYWDPGETLSITVKTGKVPAEERIVYFQFVLPTGLSRTTTFTASGNP